GTCCGCTTGTCGGTTGAAACAATCGAAACGTTCAACGGTCACGGAACCGGTTGCACATTATCATCAGCTATTGCCGCTTACCTGGCTTTAGGAATGGAACTGTCCGATGCGGTCGGTTCTGCCAAAAAATATATCACACAAGCCATACAGAACGGAAAAGATGTCAGAACAGGACATGGGCATGGTCCGTTGAATCATTTTTTCGCTCCGGTTCCTTTATATAAAATAGAAATAAAGAAGTCATGAAGCTGATAGTCATTACAACTCCTTATTTCTTTGAAGGCGAAGGTGAGATCCTGACGGCTTTGTTTCAGGCAGGAATGGAAAAGCTACATATACGTAAGCCGCAAAGTCGTAAAGAAGAATTACGCTCGCTGCTAGATGCTGTTCCGGCAGAATATCATTCCCGTATTGTCATACACGATCATTTTGAGCTGGCAGCAGAATATGCTCTTGCCGGTATTCATCTGAACAGCAGAAATCAGAACATACCCGAAGGTTTCCAGGGAAGTATCAGCCGCTCCTGCCATTCTTTACAGGAAGTGAGGGAAAACCGACAACTGGATTATGTATTTCTCAGCCCGGTCTTTGAAAGCATATCCAAGGAAGGATATGGAAGCGGCTTCTCTTTATCGACCTTGCAGGCAGCTGCATCCTGTCGGATAATAAATGAAAAAGTAATCGCCTTAGGCGGTATCAGTGAAGAAACAATCCCCGCAATACGACACATTGGCTTTGGCGGCGTAGCCGTCTTGGGTGCGTTGTGGGGAACGGCTCCGGGTATATCGCAAAAGGACAGAATCATCCATCAATATAAAACATTACAATTATGATTGACTTAAGAGGTTTTAACCGGTCTCAATATGCAGCTTTTTACGAAGATGAGCTTCCCCTCATGTTTATTACCCATCGTACGGAAAAGTACACCGAAGAAGAGCAGACCAAAATGGCTCTAAAAGGCGGATGTACCTGGATCCAGTTACGGATGAAAGAGAATCTGAACTTGGAGACAGCCAAAAGGATCGTAAAGATGGTCGGATTCAGTAATCGGGTGTGCATAGACGACGATCTGGAAATTGCCATTAAAAGCGGGGCCTTCACTGTACATTTAGGAAAGAATGATATGCCGGTCAGTGAAGCGTGGAGAATCATTTTCGAACGATATTACGACGACCTTTTCCTGGTAGGCGCTACCGCCAATACCTTTGAGGATATTATGGAAGCAAACAGGCAAGGTGCTTCTTATGTCGGTCTCGGTCCGTATCGTTTTACGGAAACGAAAAAGAATCTGAGTCCGATACTCGGTCTCGAAGGATACGAAAGAATCATGGAGCAATGCCGGGAAGCAGGATTAAAAATTCCTATATTTGCGATCGGAGGAATCCGGTACGAGGATATCGATCCTTTGATGGAGACCGGAATTACAGGGATTGCCGTGTCGTCGGCCATTACCCAGGCTCCTGATCCTGTTAAAGAGATGAAACGTTTCTGTTCAAGAATAAAATATTATGTCAAACAAAGAGGTCACTTTGATTAAAATATAATACAATATAACAATGGCAAACAAGAAAAATACGATGCGTATAACCTATCCGTCGTCGGAGAAGATTTATATTCCGGGAGAGATCAACAAGATCAAGGTAGGAATGCGCAAGATCAAACTGCTGGATACTGTTACGGTGGATGAAAACGGGGAAAAGGTTTTCAAGAAAAATAATCCGGTAATTGTCTATGATACAAGCGGACCTTTCTCTGATCCGAAGATAAACATTGATATTGCAGCCGGTATCCCGCGTATCCGCGAAGAATGGTGCAGCAAACGCAAAGACATCGAGCAGTTGAGCGAACTTACTTCGGAATACGGCCGTGCCCGGCTGGAAGATAAAAGCCTGGACACTATCCGTTTCCCGAAACGCCACCTGCCCTATCGTGCAAAAGAAGGCAAGAACATCACTCAGATGTATTATGCCAAACGCCGTATCATTACACCTGAAATGGAATATGTTGCCATACGCGAAAACCAGCAGATCGAGGCTTTGGGATTGAAATCGTACATTACACCGGATTTTGTCCGTAAGGAAATAGCTGCCGGACGTGCGATCATACCTTCCAACATCAACCATCCGGAAGCCGAACCGATGATCATCGGAAAGAAATTTCTGGTAAAGATCAACACGAATATCGGCAACTCCGCCCTTTCTTCCGGCATCAGCGAAGAGATCGAGAAAGCAGTATGGAGTTGTAAATGGGGAGGCGATACATTGATGGACCTTTCTACAGGCGACAATATCCACGAAACGCGCGAATGGATCATCCGCAACTGCCCTGTTCCGATGGGGACTGTTCCTATCTACCAGGCTTTGGAGAAGGTGAACGGAGACGTGGAAGCATTAAACTGGGATATCTATCGCGACACTTTGATTGAACAGGCCGAACAAGGGGTCGACTATTTTACGATCCACGCCGGTCTGCTGAAAAGTCATATCGATCTGACCGCAACGCGCCTGTCCGGTATCGTATCACGTGGAGGTTCCATTATGGCGAAATGGATGCAGTTGCATAACGAAGAAAATTTCCTTTATACACATTTTGCGGAGATATGCGATATTCTGAGCCGGTACGACGTAGCTGTTTCCATCGGTGACGGACTTCGTCCGGGTTCTATCTATGATGCGAACGATGCCGCCCAGTTTGCCGAACTGCATGCTATGGGCGATCTGACGAAAATTGCCTGGGAGAAATTCGTTCAGGTGATTATCGAAGGTCCGGGACATGTTCCTATGAACAAGATACATGAAAATATGAAGGAACAGCAATATGCCTGCCACGGTGCACCGTTTTATACATTAGGCCCGTTGACAACGGATATAGCTCCCGGTTACGATCATATCACTTCAGCTATCGGTGCTGCACAGATAGCCTGGCACGGTACTGCCATGATCTGTTATGTAACTCCGAAAGAGCATTTGGGATTACCTAATAAGGAAGATGTACGTAACGGTGTGGTCGCTTATAAGATTGCCGCTCACGCAGCCGATCTGGCCAAAGGTCATCCGGGTGCCCAAGTACGTGACAATGCATTAAGTAAAGCTCGCTTCGATTTCCGTTGGAAAGACCAGTTCAACTTGTCTCTCGATCCGGAACGTGCTTTGCAATATTATAAGGAGAGTGCTGTCACTGACGGTGAATACTGTACGATGTGCGGTCCGAACTTCTGCGCAATGCGTCTGAGCAAGGACTTACACAAAGAATGTAAAGATTGATTTTTAGCGGGCGGTTGTAAGGGCCGCCCCTATTAAACGCTCTGCCAGCTCATACCCTTCATTATATAACGCTTCCAGCTTTTCCGGATTACTTTCCGTCCGGCCTACTTCCATTTTATTTTCGGGACGGATCACGAATGCTTTACCTTCTGCCTCCAGCCGGTCGATATAATCGAGTACTTCATTATACCGTTTATATCTCAATTTGAGCTGCTCCCGTATAGCCGGATACTGTTTATAGATGAATCCCGGCAGATAGAAATTCTTATCTTCTTTCCGGTATCCTTTGTTTCGCGTGAGAATAATTACATTCTTTTTGAAACCGTCGTCAATAGCACGCTGGATAGGAATCGCATCACAAACACCGCCGTCCACCATCGGAATCCCGTCGACATGGGCAACCGGACAAAGGACAGGTAACGTACAGGAGGCACAACAAATATCCACCAACCTGTTTTTATCCTTCTTCTCTTCAAAATATTCCGCTTTTCCCGTCAGGCAGTTGCTTGTGACCATTACGAAACGGTCCTTCGACTTGAAGTAGGTATCATAATCGAGCGGGTAATATTTCTCCGGATAGATGTAGAACAGATATTTCATATCGATATATCCCCTGCCGCGCAGAAAATGCCGCAGACCGATATAATTATATTCTTTCAATAAATCTATGTTACTGTATTTTGAGCGTCCTCGTTGCCGGGAAGCATATGAAATGCCATTGCTTGCTCCTGCCGATACCCCGATCGTATAGGGAAACCAGATATTGTGATCCATAAAGTAATCCAATACTCCAACCGTAAAAATGGCGCGCATCCCTCCGCCTTCTAAAACAAGTCCTGTCTGATTGTCTATTTCCATAATAAGTAAAATTAAAAGACCATTGCCTGGCTCACACCGGACAATGGCCACAAAAATATAATAAATCAGCGATAAAAAATAGTCTGTTTATAGAATAACTTCGTTCACTAGTGGACGATTTTGCCTGAAATCTTCGATATTCTGCAAAGTCGTTTCTGCAATATTATGCATTGCCTCCTTAGTAAAGAAAGCCTGATGTGAAGTTACGATCACGTTATTGAAAGATAATAACCGTGCCAGCACATCATCGTCGATGATCTTGTCGGATTTATCCTCATAGAAGTAATCACCTTCTTCCTCATATACGTCCAGTCCGGCTGCCGATATCTTCTTTTCCTTCAATCCCTCGATCAGGGCATTGGTATGGATCAACTGTCCGCGGCCGGTATTGATGATCATTACGCCGTCTTTCATTTTGTCGATCGAATCTTCGTTAATGATATAACGGGTTTGATCCGTCAACGGACAGTGAAGCGATATGATATCCGATTCACGATATAGTTCGTCCAAAGTTGTATAAGTAATGCCTTCTTCTTCCGCAAATTTGTG
This is a stretch of genomic DNA from Parabacteroides chongii. It encodes these proteins:
- a CDS encoding thiamine phosphate synthase is translated as MKLIVITTPYFFEGEGEILTALFQAGMEKLHIRKPQSRKEELRSLLDAVPAEYHSRIVIHDHFELAAEYALAGIHLNSRNQNIPEGFQGSISRSCHSLQEVRENRQLDYVFLSPVFESISKEGYGSGFSLSTLQAAASCRIINEKVIALGGISEETIPAIRHIGFGGVAVLGALWGTAPGISQKDRIIHQYKTLQL
- a CDS encoding thiamine phosphate synthase → MFITHRTEKYTEEEQTKMALKGGCTWIQLRMKENLNLETAKRIVKMVGFSNRVCIDDDLEIAIKSGAFTVHLGKNDMPVSEAWRIIFERYYDDLFLVGATANTFEDIMEANRQGASYVGLGPYRFTETKKNLSPILGLEGYERIMEQCREAGLKIPIFAIGGIRYEDIDPLMETGITGIAVSSAITQAPDPVKEMKRFCSRIKYYVKQRGHFD
- a CDS encoding patatin-like phospholipase family protein, with product MEIDNQTGLVLEGGGMRAIFTVGVLDYFMDHNIWFPYTIGVSAGASNGISYASRQRGRSKYSNIDLLKEYNYIGLRHFLRGRGYIDMKYLFYIYPEKYYPLDYDTYFKSKDRFVMVTSNCLTGKAEYFEEKKDKNRLVDICCASCTLPVLCPVAHVDGIPMVDGGVCDAIPIQRAIDDGFKKNVIILTRNKGYRKEDKNFYLPGFIYKQYPAIREQLKLRYKRYNEVLDYIDRLEAEGKAFVIRPENKMEVGRTESNPEKLEALYNEGYELAERLIGAALTTAR
- the thiC gene encoding phosphomethylpyrimidine synthase ThiC, with amino-acid sequence MANKKNTMRITYPSSEKIYIPGEINKIKVGMRKIKLLDTVTVDENGEKVFKKNNPVIVYDTSGPFSDPKINIDIAAGIPRIREEWCSKRKDIEQLSELTSEYGRARLEDKSLDTIRFPKRHLPYRAKEGKNITQMYYAKRRIITPEMEYVAIRENQQIEALGLKSYITPDFVRKEIAAGRAIIPSNINHPEAEPMIIGKKFLVKINTNIGNSALSSGISEEIEKAVWSCKWGGDTLMDLSTGDNIHETREWIIRNCPVPMGTVPIYQALEKVNGDVEALNWDIYRDTLIEQAEQGVDYFTIHAGLLKSHIDLTATRLSGIVSRGGSIMAKWMQLHNEENFLYTHFAEICDILSRYDVAVSIGDGLRPGSIYDANDAAQFAELHAMGDLTKIAWEKFVQVIIEGPGHVPMNKIHENMKEQQYACHGAPFYTLGPLTTDIAPGYDHITSAIGAAQIAWHGTAMICYVTPKEHLGLPNKEDVRNGVVAYKIAAHAADLAKGHPGAQVRDNALSKARFDFRWKDQFNLSLDPERALQYYKESAVTDGEYCTMCGPNFCAMRLSKDLHKECKD